The segment CTTCAGTAAGTCAATAATTGGTATACATTGTAAAACGCTTGAAGTCAGGATGTCAACGCAGGAGGTGCGGTGTGAAAAGGTTACTGTTCTATCTTATTGCCATCTTAGGTTGCGGGCTGGCTATCTATACTTTTGTCTATGACCGCCCGCTGCTGCCGGACCTCACTCAAGGCGGGAAGGCTCTACCGGCGGCGCAGACCATCCGGGTGAGGGTCGCCCTGTCTGACTGGACGGAGAACCTGGAAGTGAAGAATGCCATCAGCCATTATAATAAAACGAATCCCGATCAGATTGAGATCGTAATGATGAACCTTGCTACAGACGCCTACGACGATACCTTAAATATGCTGATGACCTCCGGGCAGGGGCCGGATGTGTTCAGTGTCGATAACGCCTGGCTGGCCACTTACGTCAACAAGGGGTATCTTGCTAATCTGTCTGCTGATCTGGATGCCGGATGGCTGTTGCGTTTTCCGGTATGGGCCAGGAAGTACGCGTCCGGCCCGTTGTTCAAGGGCGGAATCTACTTCATGCCCTCCAGTATTGATACCGTGCGTCTGATCTATAATAAGCAATTGTTCCGGACCGCCGGACTTGACCCGGAGCAGCCTCCGCTTACCTTCGCCGCACTGGAGCAGGCGGCCCTGCAGATCAGCCGGGCCGGAGCGCCGGTGAACAAATACGGCTTCGCGTTGCCCGCCGGGGATAGCCGGGCCAGTCTCCAGGCCGGGCTGGAGCTATCGAATACCTTCAGCGGTTATTATCTCTATGATTACCGGTCGGGCCGTTATGACCTGAGTGTGTATGCCCCTTGGCTGCAAATGGTGCGGGAGATGAAGCAGCAGGGCAGCCTCTACCCGGGGGAGACTCTTCTGAAGCTGAGCAGCGCGCTCCGGCAGTTCGCGGATGGCAATATCGGCATGATGTATGTTACCAGCAAAGATTATGTCAAGCTGCAGGAGTATATGCCTAAGGATGACTGGGGGGTGGCGCTCCCTCCGGCGGCAGACCTGTCACGGCGCGGGGCCGGGGCCCTGATGATGGTCCCCCAAGCTCCGCTGGTGGTGAACAGTGCGGCGCAGAGCCGGGAGGCTGCGGTGAAGGTCTGGACTTTTCTTCAATCGAAGGAGTTCCTGGGCATGCTGTATCAGCAGGCGCTCGCCCTCCCGGTGACAGACGGGATTATGGATAAGCCGGGCGCTTCACGCGGGCTGCGCCACTTCAGGGAATTCTATCCCACCGCAGCAGAATCGATCTATCCGCTATCCCCGCAAATCATGGACCAGTATGATCCGAATACGGTATCCATGGAGCCGCGTTATTCAGGCGACCGTCCAAGAATGCAGCTGTATCTGCGGATCATCGCGGGGGACATTCCGCTGGACCAGGGACTGGGCAGCGAGAGTGAGCGGCTGAATCAGATGCTGGACATTGCAGCTACCGGGTATTCTTTTCGGCGTGAGGAATATATCTATCCGCAGTTCGATCCCCGCGCCCCGTTATTGGG is part of the Paenibacillus sp. FSL M7-0420 genome and harbors:
- a CDS encoding ABC transporter substrate-binding protein, producing MKRLLFYLIAILGCGLAIYTFVYDRPLLPDLTQGGKALPAAQTIRVRVALSDWTENLEVKNAISHYNKTNPDQIEIVMMNLATDAYDDTLNMLMTSGQGPDVFSVDNAWLATYVNKGYLANLSADLDAGWLLRFPVWARKYASGPLFKGGIYFMPSSIDTVRLIYNKQLFRTAGLDPEQPPLTFAALEQAALQISRAGAPVNKYGFALPAGDSRASLQAGLELSNTFSGYYLYDYRSGRYDLSVYAPWLQMVREMKQQGSLYPGETLLKLSSALRQFADGNIGMMYVTSKDYVKLQEYMPKDDWGVALPPAADLSRRGAGALMMVPQAPLVVNSAAQSREAAVKVWTFLQSKEFLGMLYQQALALPVTDGIMDKPGASRGLRHFREFYPTAAESIYPLSPQIMDQYDPNTVSMEPRYSGDRPRMQLYLRIIAGDIPLDQGLGSESERLNQMLDIAATGYSFRREEYIYPQFDPRAPLLGESLQNRSSSGRK